In the Drosophila gunungcola strain Sukarami unplaced genomic scaffold, Dgunungcola_SK_2 000001F, whole genome shotgun sequence genome, one interval contains:
- the LOC128262905 gene encoding T-box protein H15 isoform X1 — MLLSNQPANTRPQQTPSPSPTQNFKSKLQQQIVSAAAVAAANIANGSSHHQHHQHHQHHHHSHSHSHHHHHNPLNNHHNHNHNQHNISFATDFSIAAIMARGGNAPSSREPSERSLSPASVERYSGQDADDDVDVDVVDCSDSEMPTATAAAAAAAASATAAAAAAALQAQQQARQALRVAQQQQQQQQQQQKQQTHHHATANKQQRQHHNHHSSNTNSNISNSNSNSNSNISNSGHSNSNSNSNSNCKSSSHRGRSAAAVGAAATPSPPPPPPSQSPEELERLSPEESPAQQPTPKIVGSCNCDDLTPVQCHLETKELWDKFHELGTEMIITKSGRRMFPTVRVSFSGPLRQIQPADRYAVLLDVVPLDSRRYRYAYHRSSWLVAGKADPPPPARIYAHPDCPLSPEALRKQVVSFEKVKLTNNEMDKSGQVVLNSMHRYQPRIHLVRLSHGQSMPGNPKELQDMDHKTFVFPETVFTAVTAYQNQLITKLKIDSNPFAKGFRDSSRLSDFDRDPMDAFFFDQHMRTAPLRFFPDPLMSQLTPQEADAASLALLEKARQHLQMFGRSPYTEMLLPHLYQRSAAPPPPPHLSAFQLGMWQQQWPQLTAGFLASANQQAALALAAAGANRTPPPPVSVAPPAPATPTSSCGSASPDLRSRPQLSHYPQRFSPYQVPQHQASPPASNRAESP; from the exons ATGCTTTTGAGCAATCAGCCGGCGAATACGAGACCGCAGCAAACGCCTTCGCCTTCGCCGACGCAGAACTTCAAGTCGAAGTTGCAGCAACAAATCGTTTCGGCAGCGGCGGTGGCAGCGGCGAATATCGCCAACGGCAGCAgtcatcatcagcatcatcagcatcatcagcatcatcatcattctcattctcattctcatCATCACCACCACAATCCGCTGAACAACCATCACAATCATAATCACAATCAGCACAACATTTCCTTCGCCACGGATTTCTCAATTGCGGCGATTATGGCGCGCGGCGGAAACGCCCCCAGCAGCCGTGAACCTTCGGAACGGAGTCTGA GTCCCGCATCCGTGGAGCGCTATTCAGGCCAGGATGCGGACGATGATGTTGACGTTGATGTGGTCGACTGCAGTGACTCGGAAATGCCGAcggcaactgcagcagcagcagcagcagcagcatctgcaacagcagcggctGCAGCGGCAGCATTGCAGGCGCAGCAGCAAGCGCGTCAGGCATTGCGTGTtgcacagcaacaacagcagcagcagcagcaacaacaaaagcagcagACACATCACCACGCAACGGCAAACAAGCAACAACGCCAACATCACAATcatcacagcagcaacaccaacagcaacatcagcaacagcaacagcaactccaacagcaacatcagcaactcaggccacagcaacagcaactccaacagcaacagcaactgcaaatCAAGCAGCCATCGAGGGCGTTCTGCTGCCGCAGTTGGAGCCGCTGCCACGCCCTCGCCGCCACCGCCCCCGCCCTCTCAAAGTCCCGAGGAACTCGAACGCCTGTCGCCAGAGGAATCGCCAGCCCAG caGCCCACGCCCAAGATAGTGGGCTCGTGCAATTGCGACGATCTCACGCCCGTCCAGTGCCACCTGGAGACCAAGGAGCTGTGGGATAAGTTCCATGAATTGGGCACTGAAATGATCATTACCAAATCGGGCAG gcGCATGTTCCCCACCGTGAGAGTGAGTTTTTCGGGTCCCCTGAGGCAAATTCAACCGGCGGACCGATATGCCGTACTTTTGGACGTCGTACCGCTGGATTCGCGGCGATACCGTTACGCCTATCATCGCAGTTCGTGGCTGGTGGCCGGAAAAGCCGACCCACCGCCCCCCGCCCGCATCTACGCCCATCCGGATTGTCCTCTCAGTCCGGAGGCGCTAAGAAAACAGGTCGTCTCCTTCGAAAAAGTGAAGTTGACAAACAACGAGATGGACAAGAGCGGACAG GTCGTGCTGAACTCAATGCACCGCTACCAGCCCAGGATCCACTTGGTGCGATTGAGCCACGGCCAGAGCATGCCCGGCAATCCCAAGGAGCTGCAGGATATGGACCATAAAACCTTCGTTTTCCCGGAGACCGTGTTCACGGCCGTGACGGCCTATCAGAATCAATTGATTACGAAACTGAAAATCGATTCGAATCCGTTTGCCAAGGGATTTCGCGATTCGTCGCGTCTCAGCGACTTTGATAG GGATCCCATGGATGCGTTTTTTTTTGACCAGCACATGAGAACCGCTCCACTGCGTTTCTTTCCGGATCCCTTGATGTCCCAGTTGACGCCTCAGGAGGCGGACGCCGCGTCCTTGGCGCTCCTGGAAAAAGCCCGCCAGCACTTGCAGATGTTCGGCAGATCGCCGTACACGGAGATGTTGCTGCCGCACTTGTATCAGCGATCGGCAGCCCCTCCGCCGCCCCCCCACCTCAGCGCCTTTCAGCTGGGCAtgtggcagcagcagtggcCACAGCTGACGGCCGGATTCCTGGCCAGCGCCAATCAGCAGGCGGCCTTGGCCTTGGCCGCAGCGGGCGCCAATCGGACGCCACCGCCTCCCGTTTCGGTGGCCCCTCCcgcccctgccacgcccacctccTCGTGCGGTTCTGCCTCGCCGGACTTGAGGTCCAGGCCCCAGCTGAGCCACTATCCGCAGCGATTCAGTCCGTACCAGGTGCCCCAGCATCAGGCCTCGCCACCAGCCTCGAATCGGGCAGAAAGTCCTTAG
- the LOC128262905 gene encoding T-box protein H15 isoform X2, protein MLLSNQPANTRPQQTPSPSPTQNFKSKLQQQIVSAAAVAAANIANGSSHHQHHQHHQHHHHSHSHSHHHHHNPLNNHHNHNHNQHNISFATDFSIAAIMARGGNAPSSREPSERSLSPASVERYSGQDADDDVDVDVVDCSDSEMPTATAAAAAAAASATAAAAAAALQAQQQARQALRVAQQQQQQQQQQQKQQTHHHATANKQQRQHHNHHSSNTNSNISNSNSNSNSNISNSGHSNSNSNSNSNCKSSSHRGRSAAAVGAAATPSPPPPPPSQSPEELERLSPEESPAQPTPKIVGSCNCDDLTPVQCHLETKELWDKFHELGTEMIITKSGRRMFPTVRVSFSGPLRQIQPADRYAVLLDVVPLDSRRYRYAYHRSSWLVAGKADPPPPARIYAHPDCPLSPEALRKQVVSFEKVKLTNNEMDKSGQVVLNSMHRYQPRIHLVRLSHGQSMPGNPKELQDMDHKTFVFPETVFTAVTAYQNQLITKLKIDSNPFAKGFRDSSRLSDFDRDPMDAFFFDQHMRTAPLRFFPDPLMSQLTPQEADAASLALLEKARQHLQMFGRSPYTEMLLPHLYQRSAAPPPPPHLSAFQLGMWQQQWPQLTAGFLASANQQAALALAAAGANRTPPPPVSVAPPAPATPTSSCGSASPDLRSRPQLSHYPQRFSPYQVPQHQASPPASNRAESP, encoded by the exons ATGCTTTTGAGCAATCAGCCGGCGAATACGAGACCGCAGCAAACGCCTTCGCCTTCGCCGACGCAGAACTTCAAGTCGAAGTTGCAGCAACAAATCGTTTCGGCAGCGGCGGTGGCAGCGGCGAATATCGCCAACGGCAGCAgtcatcatcagcatcatcagcatcatcagcatcatcatcattctcattctcattctcatCATCACCACCACAATCCGCTGAACAACCATCACAATCATAATCACAATCAGCACAACATTTCCTTCGCCACGGATTTCTCAATTGCGGCGATTATGGCGCGCGGCGGAAACGCCCCCAGCAGCCGTGAACCTTCGGAACGGAGTCTGA GTCCCGCATCCGTGGAGCGCTATTCAGGCCAGGATGCGGACGATGATGTTGACGTTGATGTGGTCGACTGCAGTGACTCGGAAATGCCGAcggcaactgcagcagcagcagcagcagcagcatctgcaacagcagcggctGCAGCGGCAGCATTGCAGGCGCAGCAGCAAGCGCGTCAGGCATTGCGTGTtgcacagcaacaacagcagcagcagcagcaacaacaaaagcagcagACACATCACCACGCAACGGCAAACAAGCAACAACGCCAACATCACAATcatcacagcagcaacaccaacagcaacatcagcaacagcaacagcaactccaacagcaacatcagcaactcaggccacagcaacagcaactccaacagcaacagcaactgcaaatCAAGCAGCCATCGAGGGCGTTCTGCTGCCGCAGTTGGAGCCGCTGCCACGCCCTCGCCGCCACCGCCCCCGCCCTCTCAAAGTCCCGAGGAACTCGAACGCCTGTCGCCAGAGGAATCGCCAGCCCAG CCCACGCCCAAGATAGTGGGCTCGTGCAATTGCGACGATCTCACGCCCGTCCAGTGCCACCTGGAGACCAAGGAGCTGTGGGATAAGTTCCATGAATTGGGCACTGAAATGATCATTACCAAATCGGGCAG gcGCATGTTCCCCACCGTGAGAGTGAGTTTTTCGGGTCCCCTGAGGCAAATTCAACCGGCGGACCGATATGCCGTACTTTTGGACGTCGTACCGCTGGATTCGCGGCGATACCGTTACGCCTATCATCGCAGTTCGTGGCTGGTGGCCGGAAAAGCCGACCCACCGCCCCCCGCCCGCATCTACGCCCATCCGGATTGTCCTCTCAGTCCGGAGGCGCTAAGAAAACAGGTCGTCTCCTTCGAAAAAGTGAAGTTGACAAACAACGAGATGGACAAGAGCGGACAG GTCGTGCTGAACTCAATGCACCGCTACCAGCCCAGGATCCACTTGGTGCGATTGAGCCACGGCCAGAGCATGCCCGGCAATCCCAAGGAGCTGCAGGATATGGACCATAAAACCTTCGTTTTCCCGGAGACCGTGTTCACGGCCGTGACGGCCTATCAGAATCAATTGATTACGAAACTGAAAATCGATTCGAATCCGTTTGCCAAGGGATTTCGCGATTCGTCGCGTCTCAGCGACTTTGATAG GGATCCCATGGATGCGTTTTTTTTTGACCAGCACATGAGAACCGCTCCACTGCGTTTCTTTCCGGATCCCTTGATGTCCCAGTTGACGCCTCAGGAGGCGGACGCCGCGTCCTTGGCGCTCCTGGAAAAAGCCCGCCAGCACTTGCAGATGTTCGGCAGATCGCCGTACACGGAGATGTTGCTGCCGCACTTGTATCAGCGATCGGCAGCCCCTCCGCCGCCCCCCCACCTCAGCGCCTTTCAGCTGGGCAtgtggcagcagcagtggcCACAGCTGACGGCCGGATTCCTGGCCAGCGCCAATCAGCAGGCGGCCTTGGCCTTGGCCGCAGCGGGCGCCAATCGGACGCCACCGCCTCCCGTTTCGGTGGCCCCTCCcgcccctgccacgcccacctccTCGTGCGGTTCTGCCTCGCCGGACTTGAGGTCCAGGCCCCAGCTGAGCCACTATCCGCAGCGATTCAGTCCGTACCAGGTGCCCCAGCATCAGGCCTCGCCACCAGCCTCGAATCGGGCAGAAAGTCCTTAG